In a single window of the Octopus sinensis linkage group LG1, ASM634580v1, whole genome shotgun sequence genome:
- the LOC115230973 gene encoding poly [ADP-ribose] polymerase tankyrase-2-like, with the protein MPTDLHDWVYQNCVISLENYLNRHSSTVDIKDEEGKSPLHIATTYSRVTSTTLLLKAGANPNARRTNGLTPLHDAVERGCAQIVELFIDCENCDLDIKNGNGDTALIRAAYYDYADIVKMLIDAGADAEIRNNCGQTALLVSLWEGSINTAEFLIESNCDLEVIDLNGHSALYAAIHSELLPDKDIAKRLVKAGYDVQRDMWWLNRSRFRFRLQLSTDLENKNTKETKPPSHVKAAPVSNRPTKKVTQGKRPSGVGKPGKPPSNVKLEKRPSNSLKQEKCSSFKTTSESSSASRVIKHRVSSTSVTENLPPETLKFEKHTPKAITFENCTQESSMFAKHKGKLFGNRHRKSVALENCVPRTVTLDNKTPERSRKRVTFADRPPTRITFSDISNNHRKQFSFSSLFSKLKRHGVK; encoded by the exons ATGCCGACCGACCTTCATGACTGGGTATACCAAAACTGTGTGATCAGTTTGGAGAATTATTTAAACCGTCACAGCTCAACAGTCGATATAAAAGATGAAGAAGGGAAATCCCCTCTCCACATAGCAACCACTTATTCGCGAGTAACTAGCACTACTCTTCTCCTTAAAGCCGGAGCCAACCCAAACGCCAGAAGGACCAACGGACTGACACCACTTCATGACGCCGTGGAAAGAGGCTGTGCACAGATTGTAGAGCTGTTTATTGATTGTG aaaacTGTGATCTGGACATCAAAAATGGTAATGGAGACACGGCATTAATCCGAGCTGCGTACTATGACTATGCTGATATAGTTAAAATGTTAATCGATGCCG GAGCTGATGCTGAAATACGAAATAACTGTGGCCAGACGGCACTTCTTGTTAGTCTTTGGGAAGGAAGTATTAATACAGCGGAGTTCCTTATCGAAAGTAACTGCGACTTGGAAGTCATTGACCTAAACGGTCACAGTGCTCTGTACGCTGCCATTCATAGTGAATTATTACCAGATAAGGACATTGCCAAACGTTTGGTTAAAGCTG GCTATGATGTACAACGGGATATGTGGTGGCTGAACCGAAGCCGTTTTAGATTCAGGTTACAATTATCTACCGacttagaaaacaaaaatacaaaagaaactaAACCTCCTAGTCATGTGAAAGCTGCACCAGTGAGCAATCGTCCTACGAAAAAAGTAACCCAGGGGAAACGTCCTTCGGGCGTAGGAAAACCAGGAAAACCTCCTTCGAATGTAAAACTTGAAAAACGTCCTTCAAATAgtctgaaacaagaaaaatgttcttCGTTTAAAACAACGTCTGAAAGTTCTTCAGCATCAAGAGTGATTAAGCATCGTGTTTCAAGCACATCAGTAACTGAAAACCTTCCTCCTGAaacattaaaatttgaaaaacataCGCCGAAAGCAATAACGTTTGAAAATTGTACGCAAGAGAGTTCAATGTTTGCAAAGCATAAGGGAAAGTTATTTGGAAATCGTCACCGGAAAAGTGTAGCTTTGGAAAACTGTGTTCCAAGAACTGTAACTCTTGATAATAAGACCCCAGAACGTTCTCGTAAAAGAGTAACGTTCGCAGATCGCCCTCCGACGAGGATAACATTCTCTGATATATCGAACAACCATAGAAAACAATTCAGTTTTAGCAGCTTGTTTTCGAAATTGAAGAGACATGGTGTAAAATAG